In Bartonella machadoae, a single genomic region encodes these proteins:
- the dapD gene encoding 2,3,4,5-tetrahydropyridine-2,6-dicarboxylate N-succinyltransferase produces the protein MTHLTQLEMVIEKAFEERDSINTMTKGEIRESVDHVLNLLDKGEIRVAQRQENGQWHVHQWLKKAVLLSFRLNPMHLIAGGINETYWWDKVPSKFSGWQETEFKKANFRCVPGAIVRHSAYIAPNVILMPSFVNLGAFVDEGTMVDTWTTVGSCAQIGKNVHLSGGVGIGGVLEPLQANPTIIEDHCFIGARSEIVEGCIIREGAVLGMGVFIGKSTKIIDRNTGEVFIGEVPAYSVVVPGSLPGKTLPNGEAGPNLYCAVIVKRVDQKTREKTSINDLLRD, from the coding sequence ATGACTCATCTTACGCAACTTGAAATGGTTATTGAAAAAGCATTTGAAGAACGCGATTCTATCAATACTATGACAAAGGGGGAAATCCGCGAGAGTGTCGACCATGTATTAAACCTTCTCGATAAGGGTGAGATCCGTGTTGCACAACGTCAAGAAAATGGGCAATGGCATGTGCATCAATGGTTAAAAAAAGCTGTTCTTCTCTCTTTCCGGCTCAATCCTATGCACCTTATTGCTGGTGGAATAAATGAAACATATTGGTGGGATAAAGTCCCTTCAAAATTTTCTGGTTGGCAAGAAACTGAGTTTAAAAAAGCTAATTTTCGTTGTGTTCCTGGAGCAATTGTCCGTCATTCTGCCTACATTGCTCCCAATGTTATCTTAATGCCATCCTTTGTCAATCTTGGTGCCTTTGTCGATGAAGGGACGATGGTTGACACATGGACAACCGTTGGTTCTTGTGCACAAATTGGCAAAAATGTTCATCTTTCCGGTGGTGTTGGAATTGGAGGGGTATTGGAACCACTGCAAGCAAACCCAACAATTATTGAAGATCATTGCTTTATCGGCGCACGATCTGAAATCGTTGAAGGTTGTATTATCCGTGAAGGAGCCGTTTTAGGAATGGGAGTCTTTATTGGAAAATCTACCAAAATTATTGATCGTAACACAGGTGAAGTTTTTATAGGTGAAGTACCCGCCTACTCTGTCGTTGTTCCAGGTTCTCTTCCCGGAAAAACACTCCCAAACGGTGAAGCAGGTCCAAATCTTTATTGCGCTGTCATAGTAAAACGTGTTGATCAAAAAACACGAGAAAAAACATCTATTAATGATCTTTTGCGTGATTAA
- a CDS encoding LOG family protein, whose product MKKGYKEKRKEEKNSYCSFFHVKDALQQGHKVSNSAQICSPAYRLAYLDQEFMMRPELRSQRIGLEFLKPEIALQECDIQSTVVLFGGARIPEPGQEAWAAKNDIQKKNLHAMSHYYNEAREFARLCSCYSATTEYREFVVVTGGGPGVMEAGNRGAFDVGAPTIGLNVLLPHEQSPNPYVTPHLCFNFHYLGMRKMHFLMRAKALAIFPGGFGTLDELFETLTLMQTGRMKKVPILLFGKEFWNNVINFDYLSAQGTISPSDLTLITFVDTAAEAFEQIRVFYKLS is encoded by the coding sequence ATGAAAAAAGGCTATAAAGAAAAAAGAAAAGAAGAAAAAAACAGTTACTGCTCATTTTTTCATGTGAAAGATGCTCTCCAACAGGGACATAAAGTCTCTAATTCAGCGCAAATCTGTTCACCTGCTTATCGTTTAGCTTATCTTGACCAAGAGTTTATGATGCGTCCTGAACTACGTTCACAACGTATTGGTTTGGAGTTTTTGAAACCAGAAATAGCACTCCAAGAATGCGATATTCAATCAACTGTTGTGTTATTTGGTGGAGCACGTATTCCTGAGCCTGGGCAAGAAGCATGGGCAGCAAAAAATGACATACAAAAGAAAAATTTGCATGCTATGTCGCATTATTACAATGAAGCAAGGGAATTTGCACGTTTGTGCTCATGCTATTCTGCTACAACTGAATATCGCGAATTTGTGGTTGTCACGGGGGGAGGTCCAGGGGTAATGGAAGCAGGAAATCGTGGTGCTTTTGACGTTGGTGCGCCAACAATTGGTTTAAATGTTCTGTTACCCCATGAACAATCCCCTAATCCTTATGTGACACCGCATTTATGTTTTAATTTTCATTATTTGGGAATGCGCAAAATGCATTTTTTAATGCGTGCAAAGGCATTAGCTATTTTCCCTGGGGGCTTTGGCACTCTGGACGAGTTATTTGAAACACTCACTTTAATGCAAACAGGGCGTATGAAAAAGGTTCCAATTTTGCTCTTTGGCAAAGAATTTTGGAACAATGTAATCAATTTTGATTATTTATCTGCGCAAGGTACAATTTCTCCTTCAGATCTCACACTTATAACATTTGTTGATACAGCAGCAGAAGCATTTGAACAAATTCGTGTCTTTTATAAGCTGTCCTAA
- the truA gene encoding tRNA pseudouridine(38-40) synthase TruA: MPRFKLILEYDGSNYAGWQRQVELPTIQGAIEQAIFHFSGQQLTITTAGRTDAGVHATGQVAHVDFEKNWHTHTICDALNAHLQKQGENISVLNVQNVPDSFDARFSAVKRHYLFKILNRRSPPALNAKRVWWLPKPLNAEAMHEAAQKLVGRHDFTTFRSAHCQAKSPIRTLERLDIQREGEEILLYAQARSFLHHQIRSFAGSLMEVGVGRWTVSDLEAALHAKDRTRCGVVAPPSGLYLTQVDY; this comes from the coding sequence ATGCCCCGTTTTAAACTCATCCTTGAATATGATGGCTCAAATTATGCTGGTTGGCAGCGCCAAGTCGAGCTTCCTACCATACAAGGTGCCATTGAGCAGGCTATTTTTCACTTCTCTGGACAACAATTAACCATTACGACAGCAGGTCGAACTGACGCAGGTGTACACGCTACCGGACAAGTTGCACATGTTGATTTTGAAAAAAACTGGCACACACATACTATATGCGATGCACTCAATGCTCATTTACAAAAACAGGGGGAAAATATTTCAGTCTTGAATGTACAAAACGTTCCTGATAGCTTTGATGCACGATTTTCCGCTGTAAAACGTCATTATCTCTTTAAAATTCTCAATCGCCGCTCTCCACCTGCTCTAAATGCTAAACGCGTGTGGTGGTTGCCAAAACCCCTCAATGCTGAAGCGATGCATGAAGCTGCACAAAAACTCGTAGGACGACATGATTTTACCACTTTTCGTTCAGCGCATTGTCAAGCCAAAAGCCCTATTCGTACTCTTGAACGACTCGATATTCAAAGGGAAGGAGAGGAGATTCTTCTCTATGCGCAAGCGCGCTCTTTTCTTCATCATCAAATTCGTTCATTTGCTGGAAGTCTCATGGAAGTTGGTGTTGGACGCTGGACAGTAAGTGACCTTGAAGCAGCCCTTCATGCTAAAGATCGCACACGTTGTGGTGTCGTCGCCCCCCCTTCAGGACTCTATTTGACACAAGTTGATTATTAA
- the fmt gene encoding methionyl-tRNA formyltransferase — MALRLSFMGTPDFSVPILHALLDAGHDVVAVYSQPPRPAGRRGLKLIPSAVQNAAQERSIPVFTPQTLKTAEQQAQFAALSVDAAVVVAYGLLLPKAVLEAPRFGCFNAHASLLPRWRGAAPIQRAIMAGDKETGMMIMKMDEGLDTGPIALSHSIPITDNMTTFELSNELSHIGAKLMVETLSALEKGQLKLTPQSEKNITYASKIKKEETRIDWTKPAELIHRHICALSPSPGCWCNMMIGGKEERVKILGSRLTTGPSLEIGRIEPDSLVIHCGQGRLEITHLQRSGGKVLESATFLRGAPISAVF, encoded by the coding sequence ATGGCATTAAGATTAAGTTTTATGGGAACACCTGATTTTTCTGTTCCCATTTTACATGCTTTATTGGATGCCGGTCATGATGTTGTTGCTGTTTATAGCCAACCTCCTCGTCCAGCAGGACGTCGTGGTCTTAAACTTATTCCCTCAGCTGTGCAAAATGCAGCACAAGAAAGATCTATTCCTGTATTTACGCCCCAAACACTGAAAACAGCCGAACAACAAGCGCAATTTGCCGCACTTTCTGTTGATGCTGCTGTTGTTGTTGCCTATGGACTCCTCCTACCGAAAGCTGTTCTTGAAGCACCCCGTTTTGGTTGTTTTAATGCCCATGCTTCACTCTTACCACGTTGGCGGGGTGCTGCACCTATTCAACGTGCAATTATGGCTGGTGATAAGGAAACAGGGATGATGATTATGAAAATGGATGAAGGACTTGATACTGGTCCTATCGCTCTTTCCCACTCCATTCCTATCACCGACAATATGACGACCTTTGAACTTTCAAATGAACTTTCACATATAGGCGCTAAACTGATGGTAGAGACACTATCTGCTCTTGAAAAAGGGCAGCTTAAACTTACCCCACAATCCGAAAAAAATATCACCTATGCCTCCAAAATTAAAAAAGAAGAAACCCGCATTGATTGGACGAAGCCTGCAGAACTTATTCATAGACATATCTGCGCGCTCTCTCCCTCTCCTGGTTGCTGGTGCAATATGATGATTGGTGGAAAAGAAGAACGCGTGAAAATTCTTGGTAGTCGTTTAACAACAGGTCCTTCCCTTGAAATTGGTCGGATAGAACCAGATTCTTTGGTTATCCATTGTGGACAAGGGCGTCTTGAAATAACCCATCTGCAAAGATCTGGTGGTAAAGTTCTTGAGAGCGCAACATTTTTGCGAGGCGCTCCTATTTCTGCTGTTTTTTAA